In a genomic window of Camelus ferus isolate YT-003-E chromosome 31, BCGSAC_Cfer_1.0, whole genome shotgun sequence:
- the CEP44 gene encoding centrosomal protein of 44 kDa isoform X2, translating to MATGDLKRSLRNLEQVLRSLNYPREVDCVGLVKGDTAASLPIISYSLTSYSPYVAELLLESNVELIAKNDSRFIDTVYKLLRDQFNYKPILTKKQFLQCGFAEWKIQIICDILNCVMKKHKELSCVEKTPSQQRKKINSIKSEPCTSGEKTATEPVGIDVTGRFMTSGKKAVVIRHLYSEGSANLPEDASPVTHVNEAFDTCDPKAPEIEIPELEISEINCEQQDMKVSAEITALRITLAECQEKLKKLTCIESRLESLEEKMKGKVMVNEKTWNNLLSRVTLLETEMLLSKKNDEYMRFNEMSEDCALSSNMGALSLDRKSKGERQAGVPLSSGYSTVSSDSTPRASTVNYCGLREISEETTIQKMERMKKMFEETAELLKCPNHSL from the exons ATGGCAACAGGTGACTTAAAAAGAAGCTTACGGAACCTGGAACAGGTGCTTCGTTCGCTGAATTACCCTCGAGAGGTGGACTGTGTCGG TTTGGTGAAAGGAGACACCGCAGCATCCCTGCCCATCATCAGCTATTCCCTCACCTCGTACTCGCCTTACGTAGCAGAACTTCTGCTGGAGTCCAACGTGGAGCTCATAGCAAAGAATGACTCGCGCTTTATAGATACCGTCTATAAG CTTCTTCGCGATCAATTTAATTATAAACCAATCTTGACAAAAAAGCAGTTTCTCCAGTGTGGATTTGCAGAATGGAAAATCCAAATTATTTGTGACATTTTGAATTGTGTGATGAAAAAGCACAAGGAATTGAGTTGTGTTGAGAAG ACTCCAtcacaacaaaggaaaaaaatcaattctattaAGTCAGAACCTTGTACCAGCGGTGAGAAGACAGCCACCGAACCTGTTGGCATTGATGTCACTGGCAGGTTTATGACGTCAGGAAAG AAAGCCGTGGTGATCCGCCACCTGTACAGCGAAGGCAGCGCCAACCTTCCTGAAGATGCAAGTCCAGTAACACATGTTAATGAAGCATTTGACACTTGTGACCCAAAGGCTCCTGAAATAGAGATTCCTGAATTAGAGATTTCTGAGATTAACTGTGAGCAGCAG GATATGAAAGTTAGCGCTGAGATCACCGCGCTGCGGATTACGCTTGCTGAATGCCAAGAAAAACTTAAGAAACTGACTTGCATAGAGAGCAGATTGGaatctttggaagaaaaaatgaaaggcaAAGTGATGGTGAATGAAAAAACCTGGAATAATCTTCTAAGTCGTGTCACTCTTCTTGAAACAGAAATGCTTTTATCTAAAAAG AACGATGAATACATGCGGTTTAATGAAATGAGCGAAGACTGTGCCTTGagcagcaacatgggtgctcTCAGTCTGG ACAGAAAAAGCAAAGGGGAGAGGCAAGCAGGCGTCCCTCTGTCCTCTGGCTACAGCACAGTGTCGTCGGATTCAACTCCCCGGGCCTCCACCGTTAACTACTGTGGTTTGAGAGAGATTTCCGAG gaaacaacaatccagaaaatggaaaggatgaaaaaaat GTTTGAAGAAACTGCAGAGTTACTGAAATGTCCAAATCACTCACTATAG
- the CEP44 gene encoding centrosomal protein of 44 kDa isoform X4: MATGDLKRSLRNLEQVLRSLNYPREVDCVGLVKGDTAASLPIISYSLTSYSPYVAELLLESNVELIAKNDSRFIDTVYKLLRDQFNYKPILTKKQFLQCGFAEWKIQIICDILNCVMKKHKELSCVEKTPSQQRKKINSIKSEPCTSGEKTATEPVGIDVTGRFMTSGKKKAVVIRHLYSEGSANLPEDASPVTHVNEAFDTCDPKAPEIEIPELEISEINCEQQDMKVSAEITALRITLAECQEKLKKLTCIESRLESLEEKMKGKVMVNEKTWNNLLSRVTLLETEMLLSKKNDEYMRFNEMSEDCALSSNMGALSLEKAKGRGKQASLCPLATAQCRRIQLPGPPPLTTVV, encoded by the exons ATGGCAACAGGTGACTTAAAAAGAAGCTTACGGAACCTGGAACAGGTGCTTCGTTCGCTGAATTACCCTCGAGAGGTGGACTGTGTCGG TTTGGTGAAAGGAGACACCGCAGCATCCCTGCCCATCATCAGCTATTCCCTCACCTCGTACTCGCCTTACGTAGCAGAACTTCTGCTGGAGTCCAACGTGGAGCTCATAGCAAAGAATGACTCGCGCTTTATAGATACCGTCTATAAG CTTCTTCGCGATCAATTTAATTATAAACCAATCTTGACAAAAAAGCAGTTTCTCCAGTGTGGATTTGCAGAATGGAAAATCCAAATTATTTGTGACATTTTGAATTGTGTGATGAAAAAGCACAAGGAATTGAGTTGTGTTGAGAAG ACTCCAtcacaacaaaggaaaaaaatcaattctattaAGTCAGAACCTTGTACCAGCGGTGAGAAGACAGCCACCGAACCTGTTGGCATTGATGTCACTGGCAGGTTTATGACGTCAGGAAAG AAGAAAGCCGTGGTGATCCGCCACCTGTACAGCGAAGGCAGCGCCAACCTTCCTGAAGATGCAAGTCCAGTAACACATGTTAATGAAGCATTTGACACTTGTGACCCAAAGGCTCCTGAAATAGAGATTCCTGAATTAGAGATTTCTGAGATTAACTGTGAGCAGCAG GATATGAAAGTTAGCGCTGAGATCACCGCGCTGCGGATTACGCTTGCTGAATGCCAAGAAAAACTTAAGAAACTGACTTGCATAGAGAGCAGATTGGaatctttggaagaaaaaatgaaaggcaAAGTGATGGTGAATGAAAAAACCTGGAATAATCTTCTAAGTCGTGTCACTCTTCTTGAAACAGAAATGCTTTTATCTAAAAAG AACGATGAATACATGCGGTTTAATGAAATGAGCGAAGACTGTGCCTTGagcagcaacatgggtgctcTCAGTCTGG AAAAAGCAAAGGGGAGAGGCAAGCAGGCGTCCCTCTGTCCTCTGGCTACAGCACAGTGTCGTCGGATTCAACTCCCCGGGCCTCCACCGTTAACTACTGTGGTTTGA
- the CEP44 gene encoding centrosomal protein of 44 kDa isoform X3: MATGDLKRSLRNLEQVLRSLNYPREVDCVGLVKGDTAASLPIISYSLTSYSPYVAELLLESNVELIAKNDSRFIDTVYKLLRDQFNYKPILTKKQFLQCGFAEWKIQIICDILNCVMKKHKELSCVEKTPSQQRKKINSIKSEPCTSGEKTATEPVGIDVTGRFMTSGKKKAVVIRHLYSEGSANLPEDASPVTHVNEAFDTCDPKAPEIEIPELEISEINCEQQDMKVSAEITALRITLAECQEKLKKLTCIESRLESLEEKMKGKVMVNEKTWNNLLSRVTLLETEMLLSKKNDEYMRFNEMSEDCALSSNMGALSLDRKSKGERQAGVPLSSGYSTVSSDSTPRASTVNYCGLREISEV, from the exons ATGGCAACAGGTGACTTAAAAAGAAGCTTACGGAACCTGGAACAGGTGCTTCGTTCGCTGAATTACCCTCGAGAGGTGGACTGTGTCGG TTTGGTGAAAGGAGACACCGCAGCATCCCTGCCCATCATCAGCTATTCCCTCACCTCGTACTCGCCTTACGTAGCAGAACTTCTGCTGGAGTCCAACGTGGAGCTCATAGCAAAGAATGACTCGCGCTTTATAGATACCGTCTATAAG CTTCTTCGCGATCAATTTAATTATAAACCAATCTTGACAAAAAAGCAGTTTCTCCAGTGTGGATTTGCAGAATGGAAAATCCAAATTATTTGTGACATTTTGAATTGTGTGATGAAAAAGCACAAGGAATTGAGTTGTGTTGAGAAG ACTCCAtcacaacaaaggaaaaaaatcaattctattaAGTCAGAACCTTGTACCAGCGGTGAGAAGACAGCCACCGAACCTGTTGGCATTGATGTCACTGGCAGGTTTATGACGTCAGGAAAG AAGAAAGCCGTGGTGATCCGCCACCTGTACAGCGAAGGCAGCGCCAACCTTCCTGAAGATGCAAGTCCAGTAACACATGTTAATGAAGCATTTGACACTTGTGACCCAAAGGCTCCTGAAATAGAGATTCCTGAATTAGAGATTTCTGAGATTAACTGTGAGCAGCAG GATATGAAAGTTAGCGCTGAGATCACCGCGCTGCGGATTACGCTTGCTGAATGCCAAGAAAAACTTAAGAAACTGACTTGCATAGAGAGCAGATTGGaatctttggaagaaaaaatgaaaggcaAAGTGATGGTGAATGAAAAAACCTGGAATAATCTTCTAAGTCGTGTCACTCTTCTTGAAACAGAAATGCTTTTATCTAAAAAG AACGATGAATACATGCGGTTTAATGAAATGAGCGAAGACTGTGCCTTGagcagcaacatgggtgctcTCAGTCTGG ACAGAAAAAGCAAAGGGGAGAGGCAAGCAGGCGTCCCTCTGTCCTCTGGCTACAGCACAGTGTCGTCGGATTCAACTCCCCGGGCCTCCACCGTTAACTACTGTGGTTTGAGAGAGATTTCCGAG GTTTGA
- the CEP44 gene encoding centrosomal protein of 44 kDa isoform X1, whose amino-acid sequence MATGDLKRSLRNLEQVLRSLNYPREVDCVGLVKGDTAASLPIISYSLTSYSPYVAELLLESNVELIAKNDSRFIDTVYKLLRDQFNYKPILTKKQFLQCGFAEWKIQIICDILNCVMKKHKELSCVEKTPSQQRKKINSIKSEPCTSGEKTATEPVGIDVTGRFMTSGKKKAVVIRHLYSEGSANLPEDASPVTHVNEAFDTCDPKAPEIEIPELEISEINCEQQDMKVSAEITALRITLAECQEKLKKLTCIESRLESLEEKMKGKVMVNEKTWNNLLSRVTLLETEMLLSKKNDEYMRFNEMSEDCALSSNMGALSLDRKSKGERQAGVPLSSGYSTVSSDSTPRASTVNYCGLREISEETTIQKMERMKKMFEETAELLKCPNHSL is encoded by the exons ATGGCAACAGGTGACTTAAAAAGAAGCTTACGGAACCTGGAACAGGTGCTTCGTTCGCTGAATTACCCTCGAGAGGTGGACTGTGTCGG TTTGGTGAAAGGAGACACCGCAGCATCCCTGCCCATCATCAGCTATTCCCTCACCTCGTACTCGCCTTACGTAGCAGAACTTCTGCTGGAGTCCAACGTGGAGCTCATAGCAAAGAATGACTCGCGCTTTATAGATACCGTCTATAAG CTTCTTCGCGATCAATTTAATTATAAACCAATCTTGACAAAAAAGCAGTTTCTCCAGTGTGGATTTGCAGAATGGAAAATCCAAATTATTTGTGACATTTTGAATTGTGTGATGAAAAAGCACAAGGAATTGAGTTGTGTTGAGAAG ACTCCAtcacaacaaaggaaaaaaatcaattctattaAGTCAGAACCTTGTACCAGCGGTGAGAAGACAGCCACCGAACCTGTTGGCATTGATGTCACTGGCAGGTTTATGACGTCAGGAAAG AAGAAAGCCGTGGTGATCCGCCACCTGTACAGCGAAGGCAGCGCCAACCTTCCTGAAGATGCAAGTCCAGTAACACATGTTAATGAAGCATTTGACACTTGTGACCCAAAGGCTCCTGAAATAGAGATTCCTGAATTAGAGATTTCTGAGATTAACTGTGAGCAGCAG GATATGAAAGTTAGCGCTGAGATCACCGCGCTGCGGATTACGCTTGCTGAATGCCAAGAAAAACTTAAGAAACTGACTTGCATAGAGAGCAGATTGGaatctttggaagaaaaaatgaaaggcaAAGTGATGGTGAATGAAAAAACCTGGAATAATCTTCTAAGTCGTGTCACTCTTCTTGAAACAGAAATGCTTTTATCTAAAAAG AACGATGAATACATGCGGTTTAATGAAATGAGCGAAGACTGTGCCTTGagcagcaacatgggtgctcTCAGTCTGG ACAGAAAAAGCAAAGGGGAGAGGCAAGCAGGCGTCCCTCTGTCCTCTGGCTACAGCACAGTGTCGTCGGATTCAACTCCCCGGGCCTCCACCGTTAACTACTGTGGTTTGAGAGAGATTTCCGAG gaaacaacaatccagaaaatggaaaggatgaaaaaaat GTTTGAAGAAACTGCAGAGTTACTGAAATGTCCAAATCACTCACTATAG